A portion of the Meriones unguiculatus strain TT.TT164.6M chromosome 11, Bangor_MerUng_6.1, whole genome shotgun sequence genome contains these proteins:
- the Gsg1l2 gene encoding germ cell-specific gene 1-like protein 2 yields MDRARWQRVLTLLSICLALAFSLTAMGSSHWCEGIRRTTKPLCQDLLGGANCIHFSQASSSTGRRHDASQAVQYIWETGDDKFLQLRFHAGLWQSCEESLNSTGERCRCFLGIVPPEGQGVLWLSIGAEVLDIFLILTGVVLLGFSMSCYSSGCTWLKVDASVAILMVLAGLLGMVAHMMYTTSFQITVNLGPEDWRPQTWDYGWSYCLAWGSFALCMAVSVTTMSRYTIAQEETPWAQKGGPYPQDNTPPPEASEQVWQTGATSHPVG; encoded by the exons ATGGACAGGGCAAGGTGGCAGCGGGTACTGACCCTCCTCTCCATCTGCCTGGCCCTCGCCTTCTCCCTCACAGCCATGGGCAGCAGCCACTGGTGTGAGGGGATCCGGCGGACGACAAAACCACTGTGCCAGGACCTCCTGGGGGGAGCAAACTGCATTCACTTCAGCCAGGCCAGCAGCAGCACTGGCAGAAGACATGACGCTAGCCAGGCTGTCCAGTACATCTGGGAGACGGGAGATGATAAGTTCCTCCAGCTCAGGTTCCACGCGGGCCTTTGGCAGTCCTGTGAGGAAAGCCTCAACAGCACAG GCGAGCGTTGCAGGTGCTTCCTGGGGATTGTACCCCCCGAGGGACAAG GTGTTTTATGGCTCTCCATTGGGGCTGAAGTCTTGGATATCTTCCTGATACTGACAGGCGTCGTCCTCCTGGGCTTCAGTATGAGTTGTTACAGCTCAGGATGCACCTGGCTCAAGGTGGACGCCTCAGTGGCCATCCTCATGGTCCTGGCAG GgctcctgggcatggtggcccacatgATGTACACAACTAGCTTTCAAATCACCGTGAACCTGGGGCCAGAAGATTGGCGGCCTCAGACGTGGGACTATGGCTGGTCCTATTG CCTTGCCTGGGGATCCTTCGCCCTCTGTATGGCTGTGTCAGTGACAACCATGAGCAGATACACCATAGCCCAAGAGGAGACGCCATGGGCACAGAAAGGTGGCCCATACCCTCAGGACAACACCCCTCCTCCTGAGGCTTCAGAGCAGGTTTGGCAAACGGGAGCCACTTCCCACCCTGTGGGATAA